GAGGATATTGAGTAGGGTGGATTTCCCGGAACCACTCGTACCCATTATCGTCACGAACTCTCCGGCACGGATCGAGAATGATATACCGCGCAAAGCATGAACGGTTTCCGATCCCACCTTAAAATCCCTCCTCAGGTTTTCTATTTTTATAATATCATTTGTCATGAGTTCAATCTTATACGGTAACTATTTTTTCTTTTGTCCCGGACGTGGCGGCATGAACGGATTGGATTCCTCGCTGCCTCCTTGGGGTGCCACGTTCTTACTGCGTTGGATTCCCACGATCAAACGAGCGCCTTCCGGTAGACCGTCTTTCACTTCCGAGTATATTCCGTCGCTGACTCCAACTTTGATTACTTTAGGAACGATACCTTCTGCCGTTTGTAACCAAACGACTTTTTCACCTCTTCCCGCTTGCGGGGCTTGTGCGGTTTGTGGGTCTTCCGGGTTGGTCTCTGGGGTAAAGCGGAAAGCTTTCAACGGGGCCAGTAGAATGTTGTCCTTCTCCATCGTGTAGACCGTGATGTTGGCGGTCAATCCCGGTTTCAGCTTCAATTCCGGATTCGGGGCATCAATAACCACCTCGTAAGTGACCACGTTGGATTCTGTTGTCGGGTTTAGACGCACTTGAGTCACGTCGCCCTCGAACGTGTCATCCGGGAAAGCGTCAACCGTGAACGTCACGCGTTGTCCTTCGAGTACCTGACCGATGTCAGCCTCGTCCACGTCAGCGATCACTTGCATCTTGCGCAAATCGTTAGCGATGGTGAACATGGTCGGGGTTTCGAAACTGGCGGCAACTGTTTGTCCTTCTTCCACTTCTCTGGATAATACAACCCCGTCAATTGGTGAGGTAATCGTTGCGTAATCGAGGTTTGATTGGGCCTTTACCATCGTGGCTTGTGCTTTCTCGTAAGCTTGTTGTGCTTTCTCGTATTGATATAATGCTTCCTCGTATTCTGTTTCGCTAATCAAGTTCTTTTCGTGTAACTGGCGTAGGCGTTTGAAGTTTTTATCTTGATACTCGAATTCGCTTTTGCTTGATTTCAAGTTTGCCATTTCCGATTTCAACTCGGCTTCCAGTAGTTTCCTGTCGAGTTCGGCAAGTAATTGTCCTTTTGTCACGACGGAATTGTAGTCCACGTAGATGTGTGAAATCGTTCCGGATACCTGCGTACCCACGTCCACCTTGGTAATCGGTTCTATCGTTCCCGTGGCGGTCACCGTGTTGTTGATGGAGCCTTTTTTTAGTTCGACCGTTTCGTACGTCGTCACTTTCTTATCTCCCGAGCGGAAGAAGAAAAAGGCCCCGACAATAACGGCTATGACGATGATTATGGTAACAATCTTTTTCATGTTGTTCTATAATTAATATTTTACATTAGATTTCGATAGGTTGATTTCGATAGAAGTTGAGCAGTTTGAGTGACAGAATCGCCTCGAACTTTGCTTGAATTTGT
The window above is part of the Butyricimonas paravirosa genome. Proteins encoded here:
- a CDS encoding efflux RND transporter periplasmic adaptor subunit; the encoded protein is MKKIVTIIIVIAVIVGAFFFFRSGDKKVTTYETVELKKGSINNTVTATGTIEPITKVDVGTQVSGTISHIYVDYNSVVTKGQLLAELDRKLLEAELKSEMANLKSSKSEFEYQDKNFKRLRQLHEKNLISETEYEEALYQYEKAQQAYEKAQATMVKAQSNLDYATITSPIDGVVLSREVEEGQTVAASFETPTMFTIANDLRKMQVIADVDEADIGQVLEGQRVTFTVDAFPDDTFEGDVTQVRLNPTTESNVVTYEVVIDAPNPELKLKPGLTANITVYTMEKDNILLAPLKAFRFTPETNPEDPQTAQAPQAGRGEKVVWLQTAEGIVPKVIKVGVSDGIYSEVKDGLPEGARLIVGIQRSKNVAPQGGSEESNPFMPPRPGQKKK